In one Aerosakkonema funiforme FACHB-1375 genomic region, the following are encoded:
- a CDS encoding ATP-binding protein, whose product MVGLRSFRLRIALLSATLAGSTLVGFAGISWWLIYDAKVSRLDAELETQLLMAVRPRVQTNWQAYETSLHFAFGSNSQTPITIKAESNNGEILYQSSEWSGDLNLKSLLPFRPYQLLPPVPTFNKKSPISRRIQPPKLSQFTTQHTKNGIWRVGAIAFPRHSVAIAVSLNGIDREMATIRNVFLISIPILLLLVLGGAWGLSGSTLCSIQQLTAAIAQVTVKGLDRRVPIGATDVEFLELIQVFNQMLERLERSFKQASRFSADAAHELKTPLAILQGELERTLQQVEAESDVQQSLSSLLDEVRRLSGIVRKLLLLSLADAGQMSLHRVEVDLSDLLNEMLEDIELLAPHLEVQTEILPGLKVQGDRDLLVQVLQNLIGNAIKYNLPDGWIEINAYRQANVVLVTITNSSKDIPESDRDRVFDRFHRGDPARTRKVEGTGLGLSLAREIARAHKGELTLDPTPSGQTAFTLTLPSEVIPRHGVSSIGAS is encoded by the coding sequence ATTGTGGGACTCCGTTCTTTTCGGCTCCGAATCGCCTTACTATCGGCTACCCTAGCTGGTAGCACCCTCGTGGGATTTGCCGGAATTTCCTGGTGGTTAATTTACGATGCCAAGGTAAGCCGCCTAGACGCGGAACTGGAAACCCAACTGTTGATGGCTGTACGTCCGCGAGTGCAAACTAATTGGCAAGCTTACGAAACTTCTTTACATTTTGCGTTTGGCAGTAACTCACAAACGCCTATTACGATAAAAGCTGAAAGTAACAACGGAGAAATCCTGTATCAGTCAAGTGAGTGGTCTGGGGATCTCAATCTGAAATCCTTGTTGCCATTCCGTCCGTACCAGTTACTTCCACCAGTTCCGACCTTCAATAAAAAAAGCCCAATATCTCGTCGCATTCAGCCGCCGAAGTTATCCCAATTTACAACTCAGCACACAAAAAACGGTATTTGGCGTGTAGGTGCGATCGCTTTTCCCCGCCACAGTGTTGCGATCGCTGTTAGTTTAAATGGTATCGATCGAGAAATGGCGACGATCCGCAATGTCTTCTTGATTTCGATACCTATCTTACTGCTCCTGGTTCTTGGTGGTGCGTGGGGTCTGTCTGGCAGTACCTTATGTTCCATCCAACAGTTAACTGCTGCCATTGCACAAGTTACGGTCAAAGGACTCGATCGAAGAGTTCCGATCGGTGCAACGGATGTAGAATTTCTAGAGTTGATTCAGGTGTTTAACCAAATGTTGGAACGCCTGGAACGCAGTTTTAAGCAAGCTTCTCGCTTCAGTGCGGATGCCGCCCACGAACTTAAGACACCTCTAGCTATTTTGCAAGGTGAACTGGAACGAACTCTGCAACAAGTTGAAGCTGAATCGGATGTGCAGCAAAGTTTAAGCAGCTTGTTAGATGAGGTGCGCCGTCTCAGCGGAATTGTGCGGAAACTGCTGCTGCTGTCTTTGGCAGATGCCGGACAGATGAGTCTGCATCGGGTGGAAGTAGATTTGTCCGATTTATTAAACGAGATGCTGGAGGATATCGAACTGCTGGCACCACATCTGGAGGTACAAACGGAAATTCTACCCGGATTGAAGGTGCAAGGCGATCGCGACTTACTGGTTCAAGTATTGCAAAATCTCATCGGTAATGCTATTAAGTACAATCTTCCAGATGGTTGGATCGAGATTAACGCCTACCGTCAGGCAAATGTTGTGTTGGTGACCATTACCAACAGTTCTAAGGATATTCCTGAGTCCGATCGCGATCGCGTATTCGATCGGTTCCATCGTGGCGACCCCGCCCGAACGCGCAAAGTAGAGGGAACAGGACTGGGACTGAGTTTAGCGCGGGAAATCGCACGCGCACACAAAGGTGAACTGACGCTCGATCCAACGCCATCCGGTCAGACTGCTTTTACCTTGACCTTACCGAGTGAGGTTATCCCTCGTCACGGCGTCAGCTCGATCGGGGCGTCTTAG
- a CDS encoding response regulator transcription factor — protein sequence MHVLFVEDEVKIANFVRTGLKEQGFVVDYCDNGNEGYVRATENQYDAIVLDIMVPGKDGLTILKSLRLAGNNVPVILLTARNELDDRIVGLNLGADDYLAKPFFVEELVARIHAVVRRTSGDRQNLLCLGPIKLDRIAREVTCNDITVELTTREFNLLEYLMRSPGRVFTRTQILEHVWGYDFNPNTNVVDVCIQRIRKKIDPVEGSSWIESVRGVGYRFRKLES from the coding sequence ATGCACGTCCTGTTCGTTGAAGATGAGGTAAAAATAGCTAACTTTGTCCGCACAGGTTTGAAAGAGCAGGGTTTCGTGGTTGATTATTGCGATAACGGCAACGAAGGCTATGTTCGCGCTACGGAAAATCAATACGATGCGATCGTGCTTGATATCATGGTGCCTGGGAAGGATGGACTGACTATCCTCAAAAGTCTGCGTTTGGCAGGTAACAACGTCCCAGTCATTTTGCTTACAGCTCGCAATGAACTGGATGACCGAATTGTCGGTCTGAATCTCGGTGCGGATGACTATTTAGCGAAACCGTTTTTTGTGGAGGAGTTGGTTGCTCGCATTCATGCCGTGGTGCGTCGAACTTCTGGCGATCGGCAAAATTTGCTTTGTCTTGGGCCAATTAAACTCGATCGCATCGCACGGGAAGTCACCTGCAACGATATTACCGTAGAATTAACTACTCGCGAGTTTAACCTGCTGGAATACCTCATGCGCTCTCCCGGACGAGTTTTTACTCGCACGCAAATCTTGGAACACGTTTGGGGGTACGATTTCAATCCCAATACTAATGTGGTTGATGTCTGCATTCAAAGGATACGCAAAAAGATAGACCCCGTTGAAGGATCGAGTTGGATCGAAAGCGTGCGGGGAGTTGGGTATCGTTTTCGCAAATTAGAATCTTGA
- a CDS encoding Spy/CpxP family protein refolding chaperone, whose translation MRINRGLLVLSAVTLLMGASGFMAPNKVAANQSDLVAQDSSQPNSKPEGARRRGGRGFAAISGLTDAQKDQLRQIHESTRQQMDAILTAEQREQMRTAREQRQRPSINLTEDQKTRMRTIREDAKKRMEAVLTPEQRQQLEQMRQQRPQRPQQPQS comes from the coding sequence ATGCGGATTAATCGAGGACTGTTAGTTTTATCTGCGGTTACACTTTTAATGGGGGCTTCCGGTTTTATGGCTCCCAACAAAGTAGCAGCCAATCAGTCCGACCTGGTAGCACAAGATTCATCGCAACCCAACAGTAAACCGGAAGGTGCGAGGCGACGTGGAGGCAGAGGTTTTGCAGCTATCTCCGGGCTGACTGATGCTCAAAAAGACCAACTCAGACAAATTCATGAGTCTACTCGCCAGCAGATGGATGCCATCTTGACAGCAGAACAACGAGAACAAATGCGTACTGCCAGAGAACAACGTCAGCGTCCCAGTATAAATTTAACTGAAGATCAAAAAACGAGAATGAGAACAATTCGGGAGGACGCCAAGAAAAGAATGGAAGCTGTTTTGACCCCCGAACAGCGGCAACAACTCGAACAAATGCGTCAGCAAAGACCTCAACGTCCTCAACAACCTCAGTCTTAG
- a CDS encoding efflux RND transporter periplasmic adaptor subunit, with amino-acid sequence MKLDSPPEVTLKPSPQGPVKKSSIVKWLVGLIVLGALAGGGYLVYVQLTNAPRQEARRRMQTVSVERVNLPISISANGTVQPERAVNMSPKNSGVLKQLLVKEGDRVEAGQILAYMDDSNLQGQMTQAKAQLTSAQANLDRLLAGNRPQEIAQAEAQLTSTQANLDRLLAGNRPQEIGQAEAQLTSAQANLDRLLAGNRPQEIGQAEAQLTSAQANLDRLLAGNRPQEIGQAEAQLASAQANLDRLLAGNRPQEIAQAEAQLTSAQANLRQAELTFNQNKQLYTAGAIALREVEASRSSYDTAKAQVKQAQEGLNLVKSGTRPEEIAQARAEVKQAQEALNLARSGSRPEEIAQARAEVKQAQEALALVKAGTRPEEITQARAEVKKAQEALDLVKSGTRTEEITQARAQVKQAQEALNLQRAGTRPEEITQARAQVMSAEGAMQTIRAQVNDTVIRAPFSGVVTRKFADPGSFVTPTTSSSSVSSATSSSILALASQNQIVAKVAETSIPQIKVGQNVTIEIDAYPGKTFKGKVTQVATQSTVEQNVTNFEVKTSIDDPENLLRAGMNANVVFEVGTLNNALVVPTVAIVRQEQGTGVYVLNPERGRPRFKPIATGQTVENKTVVVSGLEEGEQVLISFPQGRPQTRTPSLMPGMGPPGGGRGGRGGF; translated from the coding sequence ATGAAACTCGATTCACCGCCAGAGGTTACTTTAAAGCCTTCTCCGCAAGGCCCTGTTAAAAAGAGTTCGATCGTTAAATGGCTCGTTGGATTAATCGTTCTTGGGGCATTGGCAGGCGGAGGATACCTCGTTTACGTTCAACTGACAAATGCACCGCGCCAAGAAGCGAGACGTCGGATGCAGACGGTTTCTGTGGAACGAGTCAATTTACCGATTTCGATCTCCGCTAATGGAACTGTGCAACCAGAACGAGCAGTGAACATGAGTCCTAAGAACTCTGGCGTGTTGAAGCAGTTGCTGGTGAAGGAAGGCGATCGCGTGGAGGCAGGACAAATCTTAGCATACATGGATGATTCCAACCTGCAAGGGCAAATGACTCAAGCTAAAGCGCAACTAACATCGGCGCAAGCAAATCTGGATCGGCTTTTGGCAGGCAATCGTCCTCAAGAAATCGCGCAAGCAGAAGCGCAGTTAACATCGACGCAAGCAAATCTCGATCGGCTTTTGGCAGGCAATCGTCCTCAAGAAATCGGTCAAGCAGAAGCGCAGTTAACATCGGCGCAAGCAAATCTCGATCGGCTTTTGGCAGGCAATCGCCCCCAAGAAATCGGCCAAGCAGAAGCGCAGTTAACATCGGCGCAAGCAAATCTCGATCGACTTTTGGCAGGCAATCGCCCTCAAGAAATTGGCCAAGCAGAAGCGCAGTTAGCATCGGCACAAGCAAATCTCGATCGGCTTTTGGCAGGGAATCGCCCTCAAGAAATTGCCCAAGCAGAAGCGCAACTAACATCGGCACAAGCTAACTTACGACAGGCAGAACTTACTTTTAATCAAAACAAACAATTATATACAGCGGGTGCGATCGCTCTACGTGAGGTGGAAGCTTCCCGTAGTTCCTACGACACCGCCAAAGCCCAAGTCAAACAAGCACAGGAAGGTCTTAATCTGGTAAAATCGGGCACTCGTCCGGAAGAGATTGCCCAGGCACGCGCCGAGGTTAAACAAGCACAGGAAGCTCTTAATCTAGCGAGATCGGGTAGCCGTCCGGAAGAAATTGCCCAAGCACGCGCCGAGGTCAAACAAGCGCAAGAAGCACTCGCTTTGGTAAAAGCGGGCACTCGTCCGGAAGAAATTACCCAAGCACGCGCCGAGGTGAAAAAAGCACAAGAAGCACTAGATTTAGTAAAATCGGGCACTCGTACCGAAGAAATTACGCAAGCACGCGCCCAAGTCAAACAAGCACAAGAAGCCCTCAACCTGCAACGTGCTGGTACACGTCCGGAAGAAATTACGCAAGCACGCGCCCAAGTGATGAGCGCTGAAGGCGCTATGCAGACCATTCGCGCACAGGTTAACGATACCGTGATTCGCGCTCCCTTCAGCGGCGTTGTAACTCGCAAATTTGCCGATCCGGGTTCGTTTGTCACCCCAACTACTTCCAGCAGTTCGGTTTCTTCAGCTACCTCATCATCTATCTTGGCCTTAGCATCTCAAAATCAGATCGTTGCTAAGGTTGCAGAAACCAGCATCCCGCAAATTAAAGTCGGGCAAAACGTCACAATTGAAATTGATGCCTATCCAGGTAAGACATTTAAGGGCAAAGTTACCCAAGTTGCCACCCAGTCTACCGTGGAGCAAAACGTGACCAACTTTGAGGTGAAAACCTCGATCGATGACCCGGAAAACTTGCTGCGTGCGGGGATGAACGCCAACGTGGTGTTTGAGGTTGGCACGTTGAACAACGCTTTAGTGGTTCCCACTGTGGCGATTGTGCGCCAAGAGCAAGGAACTGGTGTGTATGTGTTAAACCCAGAAAGAGGCAGACCGCGATTTAAGCCGATCGCAACTGGACAAACAGTGGAGAATAAGACGGTGGTTGTGTCTGGACTGGAAGAAGGAGAACAAGTTTTAATTAGCTTTCCCCAAGGAAGACCCCAAACTAGGACACCTTCATTAATGCCGGGAATGGGGCCGCCAGGAGGAGGTAGAGGAGGTAGAGGGGGCTTTTAA
- a CDS encoding ABC transporter permease, with the protein MAVEALWSNRLRTSLTMLGVIIGIASVIMVTSVGQGVQKATEQQIQALGTNVMLVLAGAARYGGISQGAGSAGTLTWEDAQAIAKQVPAATGVTAYLQRSGQVVYGDRNVSTFILGVDLSYPDVKEIHPQEGQFFSQDDLDKAEPVVVLGSKVRNDLFPSGQPAVGSTVRVQSGRYTVIGVMESKGSVGGQDQDDRVYIPLTNMSRRIVGNNAINGTAINGLWLKAKDQIDLEAAQFQVTNLLRIRHNIYPPEPDDFRISNQIDIINAFSSVVGLFTVLIGAIAGISLIVGGIGIANIMLVSVVERTREIGIRKAVGATNRAILSQFLAEAVLVSLAGGALGIIIGISLTFAIANVFKFPFVLSVWSAVAGLVLAITVGLIAGVIPARNAARLDPIAALRSD; encoded by the coding sequence ATGGCAGTGGAGGCGTTGTGGAGCAATCGCCTCCGGACGAGTTTGACGATGCTGGGCGTAATTATCGGTATTGCCTCGGTCATCATGGTGACATCGGTCGGACAGGGAGTCCAGAAGGCGACGGAGCAACAGATCCAAGCTTTGGGAACAAATGTGATGTTGGTGTTGGCGGGAGCGGCGCGGTATGGGGGTATCAGTCAGGGTGCGGGTTCGGCAGGTACGCTGACTTGGGAGGATGCCCAAGCGATCGCCAAACAAGTACCGGCAGCTACTGGTGTAACTGCTTACTTGCAGAGATCGGGACAGGTGGTGTATGGCGATCGCAACGTTTCCACTTTCATTCTGGGAGTTGATTTGAGCTATCCCGATGTCAAAGAAATTCATCCCCAGGAAGGGCAATTTTTCAGTCAAGACGACCTTGACAAAGCGGAACCTGTTGTGGTCTTAGGTAGCAAGGTGCGGAACGATTTGTTTCCCAGTGGACAACCTGCCGTCGGTTCCACCGTGCGGGTTCAGAGCGGACGCTACACTGTGATTGGGGTAATGGAGTCGAAAGGCTCGGTTGGCGGACAGGATCAGGACGATCGAGTTTATATTCCCCTCACTAATATGTCCCGTCGAATTGTGGGCAACAATGCCATTAATGGCACTGCTATTAACGGTTTGTGGCTGAAAGCGAAAGATCAAATCGACCTGGAAGCTGCCCAGTTTCAAGTTACAAACTTGTTACGAATTCGGCACAATATTTATCCGCCAGAACCGGATGATTTTCGCATCAGCAATCAGATAGATATTATCAATGCTTTTAGCAGCGTGGTGGGATTATTCACTGTTTTGATCGGTGCGATCGCAGGTATTTCTTTAATCGTCGGCGGGATTGGGATTGCTAACATTATGTTAGTTTCTGTGGTGGAACGCACTCGCGAAATTGGTATTCGCAAAGCTGTGGGAGCTACTAACAGGGCTATTTTGAGTCAATTTCTGGCTGAGGCAGTACTGGTTTCTCTGGCGGGAGGAGCTTTGGGTATTATTATCGGCATTAGTCTTACTTTTGCAATTGCTAATGTATTTAAATTTCCCTTTGTGCTTTCTGTCTGGTCAGCTGTCGCCGGACTCGTCCTCGCTATTACTGTAGGACTGATAGCTGGAGTTATACCCGCTCGAAATGCGGCAAGGCTCGATCCAATTGCGGCACTGAGAAGCGATTAA
- a CDS encoding GNAT family N-acetyltransferase, with protein MPNLHIETTRLTWRPVELTDRDRLHNLWIDRHIRRYLFDDRIVSRDWTENEIIKSGESFAKYNFGLWLVFAKQSDNFIGFCGYRVPDESSEPELLYGIKSNYWCQGLGTEVALAASKYAFANLGFQRVIASVDKPNLASVKVLQKIGMKSDRSVCVNGTEILYFVLKQQDLETF; from the coding sequence ATGCCAAACCTACACATTGAAACAACGCGCCTGACCTGGCGACCTGTTGAGCTAACAGATCGAGATCGATTGCATAATTTGTGGATCGATCGACATATCCGGAGATACCTGTTTGACGATCGCATCGTCTCGCGAGATTGGACAGAAAACGAAATTATCAAGAGCGGAGAATCTTTTGCCAAATATAACTTCGGTCTGTGGTTAGTTTTTGCCAAACAAAGCGATAATTTTATTGGATTTTGCGGTTATCGCGTCCCGGATGAATCATCAGAACCAGAACTTTTGTACGGAATTAAATCGAACTATTGGTGTCAGGGGTTGGGAACGGAAGTAGCGCTTGCAGCAAGCAAGTATGCGTTCGCAAACCTTGGTTTTCAGCGCGTTATTGCTAGCGTAGATAAACCCAACTTAGCATCCGTTAAAGTCTTACAAAAGATCGGTATGAAGTCCGATCGGTCTGTTTGCGTTAATGGTACAGAGATTCTTTACTTTGTATTGAAACAGCAAGATTTAGAAACTTTTTAA
- a CDS encoding ABC transporter ATP-binding protein produces MATMIWMEAIRKTYRLGEVEVPILKGIDLAIEEGEYVAIMGASGSGKSTLMNILGCLDRPTDGYYFLEGRNLTTLNNDELAYIRNQRIGFVFQQFNLLPRATALENVMLPMIYAGISKFQRRRRAEEALSRVGLGQRFFNRPSQLSGGQQQRVAIARALVNRPALVLADEPTGALDTQTSYEVMELLTDLNNQGITIVIVTHEPDIAAQTHRTIHVKDGLVV; encoded by the coding sequence ATGGCAACGATGATTTGGATGGAAGCTATCAGAAAAACCTACCGTTTGGGAGAGGTCGAGGTGCCTATTCTCAAAGGAATCGATCTCGCTATTGAAGAAGGCGAGTATGTCGCTATTATGGGCGCATCCGGTTCTGGCAAATCTACTTTGATGAATATTTTGGGGTGCCTCGATCGTCCTACTGATGGATATTATTTTCTAGAAGGCAGAAACCTGACAACGCTCAATAATGATGAGTTGGCTTATATACGCAATCAGCGGATTGGTTTTGTGTTTCAGCAGTTCAACCTCCTCCCCCGCGCCACAGCTTTAGAAAATGTGATGTTGCCGATGATTTATGCAGGCATTTCCAAATTTCAACGTCGTCGGCGTGCGGAGGAAGCGCTGAGTCGAGTTGGTTTAGGCCAAAGGTTTTTCAACCGTCCCAGTCAGCTATCTGGGGGACAACAACAAAGGGTAGCGATCGCCCGCGCTCTTGTCAACCGTCCTGCCCTTGTTCTAGCGGACGAACCTACAGGTGCTTTAGATACTCAAACCTCTTACGAAGTAATGGAGTTACTGACAGATTTGAACAATCAAGGCATCACCATAGTTATTGTTACCCACGAACCGGACATTGCTGCCCAAACTCACCGCACGATTCATGTCAAAGATGGCTTGGTGGTTTAA
- the gltD gene encoding glutamate synthase small subunit yields the protein MGKPTGFIEFLRELPSELAPLDRVRNWDEFHLHMPDDKLRTQAARCMDCGTPFCHTGTVISGMASGCPVNNLIPEWNDLVYRGLWREALDRLHKTNNFPEFTGRVCPAPCEGSCVLGIHNPPVTIKNIECSIIDKGWEEGWITPEAPTKRTGKRVAVIGSGPAGLAAAAQLNKAGHWVTVFERADRPGGLLMYGIPNMKLDKEQVVLRRLKVLEEEGVKFICNTEVGKDFPAENLLKEFDAVLLCTGATKPRDLPIEGRQLKGIYFAMDFLTANTKAILDRKPGEDFISAEGKDVAIIGGGDTGTDCVGTSIRHGCNSLVQVEILPQPPQERAANNPWPEWPKVYKMDYGQEEAAAKFGGDPRVYLTTATKFEGDENGHVKAIHTVQVDWEKNEKGQFIPKHIPGTEKVIPAQLVLLAMGFLGPEQPLLDALGLDRDARSNVKADYGKYATSIPGVFAAGDCRRGQSLIVWAINEGRGAARECDLYLMGSTDLP from the coding sequence ATGGGAAAACCAACAGGATTTATCGAATTTCTGCGCGAATTGCCCTCGGAACTCGCCCCGCTCGATCGCGTTCGCAACTGGGACGAATTCCATTTGCATATGCCGGATGACAAGCTTCGCACTCAGGCGGCGCGGTGTATGGACTGCGGTACGCCGTTTTGTCATACGGGAACGGTCATCAGCGGTATGGCTAGCGGCTGTCCGGTGAATAACTTGATCCCGGAATGGAATGACCTTGTGTATCGGGGACTGTGGCGGGAAGCGCTCGATCGCTTGCACAAAACCAACAACTTCCCCGAATTCACCGGGCGCGTGTGTCCCGCACCCTGCGAAGGTTCCTGCGTGTTGGGTATCCACAATCCGCCAGTCACAATTAAAAATATTGAATGTTCGATTATCGATAAAGGTTGGGAGGAAGGTTGGATAACGCCGGAAGCACCCACCAAGCGCACTGGTAAGAGAGTTGCTGTCATTGGTTCTGGCCCAGCCGGACTGGCTGCTGCTGCCCAACTCAATAAAGCGGGTCACTGGGTAACGGTATTTGAACGGGCCGATCGTCCGGGTGGATTGCTCATGTACGGCATCCCTAACATGAAACTGGACAAAGAGCAAGTAGTTCTCCGCCGTCTCAAAGTCTTGGAAGAAGAAGGTGTGAAATTCATCTGCAACACCGAAGTCGGTAAAGACTTTCCCGCCGAAAATCTCCTCAAGGAATTCGATGCCGTCCTACTCTGCACAGGTGCGACTAAGCCGCGCGATTTGCCGATCGAAGGACGCCAGTTAAAGGGCATCTACTTCGCAATGGATTTTCTTACTGCCAATACAAAAGCGATTCTGGATCGAAAACCAGGAGAGGACTTTATCTCTGCGGAAGGCAAAGATGTCGCGATCATCGGTGGTGGCGATACCGGTACTGACTGCGTGGGCACTTCAATTCGCCACGGTTGCAACAGCCTCGTACAAGTAGAAATTCTACCTCAGCCACCGCAAGAACGGGCTGCCAATAACCCCTGGCCGGAGTGGCCCAAAGTTTACAAAATGGACTACGGTCAGGAGGAAGCGGCTGCTAAATTTGGCGGCGACCCCCGCGTCTATCTCACAACAGCCACCAAGTTCGAGGGTGATGAAAACGGTCACGTCAAAGCCATCCACACCGTACAAGTGGACTGGGAGAAAAACGAGAAAGGTCAATTTATCCCCAAACACATCCCCGGTACGGAAAAAGTGATTCCCGCCCAGCTAGTTTTGCTAGCAATGGGTTTCCTTGGCCCAGAACAACCTTTGCTGGACGCCTTGGGACTCGATCGCGATGCCCGCAGCAACGTCAAAGCCGATTATGGCAAATACGCTACCAGTATTCCCGGCGTCTTCGCTGCCGGTGATTGTCGTCGCGGTCAAAGCCTGATTGTCTGGGCGATAAATGAAGGTCGCGGTGCCGCCCGCGAGTGCGATTTGTATCTGATGGGGAGTACCGATTTGCCTTAA
- a CDS encoding YwqG family protein: MKKLDFPPELELFINKLEATVKPYVEIETHLRRNVSLWQSKFAGFPYLPKNFDYPKTPEGDYLYLLAQINFAEVPHLEIFPDKGILQFYLARNELYGFDFKNPTNQTGFRVIYFPNPDSNEDNLVTNFDFLPTVWENNQLGDTPFYVFPSYNPHKDDCFALNFSLKYAPISDCDYRFEELIGTEIWEVLEENGNAIWDEYRNKFVEGHKIGGYPHFTQNDPRKLLNEEEPYILLLQIDSDGSAFETIYIEWGDVGVCNFWIKESDLKNLDFSKVLYNWDCS; this comes from the coding sequence ATGAAAAAACTCGATTTTCCTCCTGAGTTAGAACTGTTTATAAATAAGCTTGAAGCAACGGTTAAGCCTTATGTTGAAATCGAAACTCACCTAAGAAGAAACGTGAGTCTGTGGCAAAGTAAATTTGCCGGATTTCCCTACTTACCTAAAAATTTCGATTATCCTAAGACTCCAGAAGGCGATTACCTTTATTTGCTCGCACAAATCAATTTTGCAGAAGTTCCTCACTTGGAAATATTTCCAGATAAAGGAATTCTCCAGTTCTATCTAGCTAGAAACGAATTATACGGTTTTGATTTTAAGAATCCAACGAATCAGACAGGTTTTCGAGTTATTTATTTCCCAAACCCTGACTCGAACGAAGATAACCTAGTTACTAACTTTGATTTTCTTCCGACGGTATGGGAGAATAATCAGCTAGGGGATACGCCTTTTTATGTTTTTCCTTCATATAATCCCCATAAAGATGACTGCTTTGCATTGAATTTCAGTTTAAAATATGCGCCTATTTCAGATTGTGATTATAGATTTGAAGAATTAATAGGAACAGAAATTTGGGAAGTTTTAGAAGAAAATGGTAATGCTATTTGGGATGAATACCGCAATAAATTTGTGGAAGGTCACAAAATCGGAGGTTATCCACACTTTACTCAAAACGATCCTAGAAAATTATTAAATGAAGAGGAGCCATATATCCTGTTGCTACAGATAGATTCTGACGGCAGCGCATTTGAAACAATTTATATTGAATGGGGAGATGTAGGCGTTTGCAACTTTTGGATTAAAGAATCAGATTTGAAGAATCTCGATTTTTCCAAGGTTTTGTACAACTGGGATTGCAGCTAG